A window from Chroicocephalus ridibundus chromosome 11, bChrRid1.1, whole genome shotgun sequence encodes these proteins:
- the LOC134521763 gene encoding sulfate transporter-like, whose product MYMTATVHGCLLSCLSSPGAMEDTSSQKSGQSEGALGSLMPEETPANFICVKLEEYEPTDFSTKELILKKAREVCTCDHQTIITFFCRLFPVLDWLPRYNIKTQLLGDVVSGLLVGIVAIPQSISYSLLANQDPIYGIYTNFFCNIIYVAMATSRHNFVGSFGVLCLMIGQSVNRHLQLAGYSNDNAGSSLAGNSTSSSNGTGACDRSCYAITVALSLSFLVGLYQILLGVLQLGFVAVYLSEPLLSGFVTGSSLTIITSQMKCLLGLKIPRHEGVGSFILTWVDLFRYIQNTNICDLVTSLVALAIIVPVKEINDRYKEKMKAPLPIELLVVIVATVISYYFNFEERYKSAVCGDIPTGFRKPTLPDINLFSSLAVDALPIAVIGFAMTVSLAEIFGKKHGYAVRANQEMIAIGMCNLIPSFFYCFASSAALTKTLLKESTGTQTQVSGLVTSLVLLLVLLWIAPLFHSLQTSILGVVTIANLRGGLRKFRDTPSMWRLSKLDTVVWWTTMLSSTLITTEIGLLVGVCFALLCVIFRMQRPRATLLGKVSNTEIYEDQSTYKQLSTIVNIKIFRFESSLYYANKDYFKAVLYQKTGVNPILLATKHQRVEAQANADTANSKSFFGTRFDCLKQAKKRAEKPPVDACPPCVGMHTLILDCGAMQFIDTGGLSVLKEMHHDYKEIGVEVLLANCNPSIRHLLRQGGWAGKTDSGGQLAFHSVHNAVQFAERRYHVQQEESKEKKDALPDPEDLNFQVSL is encoded by the exons ATGTACATGACTGCAACAGTTCATGGCTGTCTGCTCTCCTGCCTTAGCTCTCCTGGTGCAATGGAGGACACATCGAGCCAGAAGTCAGGACAGAGCGAAGGTGCACTGGGCTCCTTAATGCCAGAAGAGACTCCTGCCAATTTTATATGTGTCAAATTGGAGGAGTATGAGCCCACAGACTTCAGCACCAAGGAACTCATCCTAAAGAAAGCCAGAGAGGTCTGCACATGCGATCATCAAACCATCATCACTTTCTTCTGTCGGCTGTTCCCAGTGCTGGACTGGCTTCCCCGGTATAACATCAAGACGCAATTGCTTGGGGATGTTGTATCTGGGCTCCTGGTGGGGATAGTTGCCATCCCTCAGTCCATCTCCTACTCCCTGTTAGCCAACCAGGATCCCATCTACGGAATCTACACCAACTTCTTCTGCAATATCATCTACGTTGCTATGGCCACTTCGCGCCATAACTTCGTGGGCTCCTTTGGTGTCCTGTGCCTGATGATTGGGCAGTCTGTGAACCGGCACCTCCAGCTAGCAGGGTACAGCAATGACAACGCTGGATCTTCACTGGCGGGCAACTCCACCTCCTCCAGCAATGGGACGGGTGCCTGTGACAGGAGCTGCTACGCCATCACTGTGGCCCTTTCCTTAAGCTTTCTGGTTGGTCTTTACCAG ATCCTGCTGGGGGTTTTACAGCTGGGCTTTGTGGCTGTCTACCTGTCAGAACCTCTCCTCAGTGGCTTTGTGACCGGCTCCAGCCTCACCATTATCACCTCCCAGATGAAGTGTCTCCTGGGACTGAAAATCCCTCGTCATGAAGGGGTGGGATCCTTCATCCTGACCTGGGTTGACCTTTTCAGATACATCCAGAACACCAACATCTGTGACCTGGTCACCAGCCTGGTTGCTTTGGCCATCATAGTGCCCGTCAAAGAGATCAATGACAGGTATAAGGAGAAGATGAAGGCCCCACTCCCCATAGAGCTGCTGGTGGTCATTGTAGCCACAGTAATATCTTACTACTTTAATTTCGAAGAGCGATACAAGTCTGCTGTTTGTGGGGATATCCCCACCGGTTTCAGGAAACCCACTCTACCAGATATAAACCTGTTTTCCAGCCTGGCAGTTGATGCTCTGCCTATTGCTGTTATTGGCTTTGCCATGACTGTCTCCCTGGCAGAAATCTTTGGCAAAAAGCATGGCTACGCTGTCCGTGCCAACCAAGAGATGATTGCCATTGGCATGTGCAACCTGATCCCTTCTTTCTTCTACTGCTTTGCTAGCTCTGCGGCTCTGACCAAGACTCTGCTGAAGGAGTCCACAGGGACCCAGACCCAGGTCTCTGGCTTGGTCacctccctggtgctgctgctagTGCTGCTGTGGATCGCCCCACTCTTCCACTCGCTGCAGACCTCCATCCTGGGGGTGGTCACCATTGCCAACCTGCGGGGGGGCCTGAGGAAGTTCCGTGACACCCCCAGCATGTGGCGGCTCAGCAAGCTAGACACAGTGGTGTGGTGGACAACCATGCTGTCCTCCACGCTGATCACCACAGAGATTGGGCTTCTCGTGGGCGTCTGTTTCGCTCTGCTCTGTGTCATCTTCCGCATGCAGAGACCCAGGGCCACACTCCTGGGCAAGGTCAGCAACACAGAAATCTACGAGGACCAGTCCACTTACAAGCAGCTCAGCACTATTGTCAACATCAAAATCTTCCGCTTCGAGTCATCCCTCTACTATGCCAACAAGGACTATTTCAAAGCTGTTCTCTACCAGAAAACCGGGGTAAATCCTATCCTGCTGGCCACTAAGCACCAAAGGGTGGAGGCCCAGGCAAATGCAGACACAGCCAACAGCAAGAGCTTTTTTGGCACCAGGTTTGACTGCCTGAAACAGGCCAAGAAAAGGGCTGAGAAGCCTCCAGTAGATGCCTGCCCTCCCTGTGTAGGTATGCACACCTTAATCCTTGACTGTGGGGCAATGCAGTTTATAGATACCGGAGGCCTCTCTGTGCTAAAGGAGATGCATCATGACTATAAGGAGATTGGCGTCGAGGTGCTCCTGGCCAACTGCAACCCTTCCATCCGCCACCTGCTCCggcagggaggctgggctggcaAGACAGACAGTGGCGGTCAGTTGGCTTTCCACAGCGTCCACAATGCAGTGCAGTTTGCTGAGCGGCGGTACCATgtgcagcaggaggagagcaaGGAGAAAAAGGATGCTCTCCCAGACCCTGAAGACTTGAACTTCCAGGTGTCTTTGTAG